Genomic segment of Arachnia propionica:
CAAGTTCGTCCGCCAGCCTTCCCACGCAAACGCCAGCCCTACGGCCGTCCGCCAGCACTACAGCGCAAGCATTCGACCACAAGACAAGCGCCACCCAGACCCCACCCCGGTTCGCCAGCCTTCCCGCACTCCACCAGCCCACCCGTAATCTGCTGGCCTTCCCGCGCAAACGCCAGCCCTACGGCCGTCCGCCAGCGCTACAGCGCAAGCGTCCGACCGCAAGACAAGCGTTCGGCAATTGGACAGGCGCTCGGCGTCACCCGCGTCCCTTGGACCATCCCGGGCTGTCCGCGACCGCCAAGGCCGCGGGAACCATGGCCGCCACCATGTCGTCCAGCCAGGCGGGGATCGGTCCGGCACCCGACCCGAGGAAGGGACGCACCAGGCCGTAGGTGGTCTGCTGGACCGCGATCCGCACCAGTTCCAAGGGTTCCAGGGACCCGAAACGCCGCCGGGTCAAGTCCGCCATCACCGCAACCACCTCGTCGTTGAGCCCCCGGGCCGCCTCCCGCAGGTCGCCGGGACAGGCGGCAAGCTCGTCGCCGCCGGCCTCCAGACGCGCCAGCACCTCCTCGTGACGGAAAAGCGTCAAGGACCTGGCCTCGCCGGGGTGCTCGCGACAGTAACGGGGAATGGCTACGGCGGCCGCGGCGAGCGCCTCCCCGGGATCCCTGGAGGACCCGGCTGCGGCCAGGAAGTCGATCTGGAATCGCCTGATGCTGCGCACCCACA
This window contains:
- a CDS encoding TetR family transcriptional regulator — its product is MGRPSKFNEETLLDAALVVVDRDGKAATTAGIAAAVGARVGSLYYRFANREVLLLALWVRSIRRFQIDFLAAAGSSRDPGEALAAAAVAIPRYCREHPGEARSLTLFRHEEVLARLEAGGDELAACPGDLREAARGLNDEVVAVMADLTRRRFGSLEPLELVRIAVQQTTYGLVRPFLGSGAGPIPAWLDDMVAAMVPAALAVADSPGWSKGRG